The sequence below is a genomic window from Theobroma cacao cultivar B97-61/B2 chromosome 6, Criollo_cocoa_genome_V2, whole genome shotgun sequence.
ACACTTTGTCACAGAGGAAGATAAACCAAAATCCCATGCATAAGCTCCCTAGGGCAAATAGTTAGAAAACCTGGCTCCAATGCTCAAATGCTTAGAACCCAAATTGATTAATCTACTTTGCATGTTACATTCTATGCATTAACTTAAGGTATCTGAAAGCGTAGATCTTCTGATGCATGAATGGAGTTCTCTAACTCTTTATATACCTTCAAATCAAATGTAAAGCAGAATGttatataaataacaaaacaGGAGCAATCCACCTATGATGACGATTTCAAAGAAATGGAAGCTGCTAAACATGGCCTTTGATAGTCATTTTCagcctagaaaaagaaatcaacttctgtaatttttttttaaaaaaatctagaATCTAATATATGATCATTCAATTCAATTTGTAGGAGTTGGAATATCTTCTTTCCCTGTTAAAATAGAGGGGATAAGAAAAGGGGGGATTTCCAAATTAAAGGAGTTAAGCAGGAAGACTATGACTGCAGAGGTTAACAATAACAATGGAACAGATTCAAAGGAAATTGTTGCAGATTTTATGTTAAATCCCAGCCCACAATCAGAATGAGAAAAAAGTATACCAAATTGAGAAAGGGATGTAGGCAAAAGATAATGCTAATAGAGTTGGATATACTGTAAATTGGGTTGATATTAGAATTCATTTTACTTTCTGTAATATTCCATTTGGAAATTGGGAGTCAAGTTGTTAAATAAGGAAAACAAGAACTCACATCTTCTAAGAATAAGAACATGTACACACCTCTTCTTACTTCTAGCAGGCACATCTATATGTAAGTCAGGCTTTTCCTTCCTATATATTAAACACCTTCAGCCACAAAGAAGAATTGCATGccattcaaatcccattataACATACAATTAGCTAGGCGCGGTTTCAAATGCTTGAAAATTTGCATGGAATATTACAGAAAGTAAAATGGATCACTTATCTAGTCTACTTACCATGCATCACCAGATGCGCCAACAATGGCTAAAGAAAAGGTGTTCGAGTATGATTATGGCTTCCTTTGGATGGAATTTCATGGCTGATTACTGCAAagcaaaaagttaaaaaaatactttttcaGAAGACAACTTGGAATGCAGGACAAAAGAAGGCAAAATAGTTCATGATATAACATATTTGCAGTACATTGCTTAGTTGCTTGTAGCACACAGTTATTTAATGCCAATTTTCTGAGATATAGGTGATTCAACATCAAAGAATATGATCTTTACTTTGGGTTTCTAACTTCTTGTCGTTGCTCCTCCCATAAACTTTTTGCAACCTCAGAGGGCTTAGCAGGGCTGACCTTGATGTACTTTACCAAAAAAGATTTCCAAGAAAATAAGCCTGAAATTGAAATTCAACCAAAGTCAAAAGTTTGTAAAATGCTAGTGTTCAAGGTTATTAATTATCCAATAACAGCTACTTCAACAGAGTTTTCAGTTAGCTCATTGATTTCAAAAAGGCAGTTTCACTTTGTACATATAGTACCTTTACAGGAAATGAGAATGCAAGGGAGCTGTCTTTTACAAACATCAAAAGGATAGCCACAGGCCACAGAAAACGACCTCCTTTTGGTCCTTTAATGGCATAGCTAAGTCTTAATTAAGTTAATAAGACAGCCAAAAAGACcacattgttttcaaatgagaAATCTATATGTGACACTACATAATAATTGGCAGATACAAGGGAAAAGCAATAAAAAGTTAAGTAGCATGCATAACTTTAATGTTTAGAatgttgaaattattttactgAAATACTAGTATGCTGGAAGAAATGTGCAttattgtgaaatgtgaaatggactttttactctttttaaaatattaataaggAACAAAACGTGAATGAAAATTAGTAAAATTTGTTGCAAAGCATGGAATATGGCCTTGTATAAAATTGGTGATTATAATTACGATTTGGGGAAACACTTTGAACAATGGACAATGGCTAATGGGAATTATCAATAATAAACAACAAAGAAAAGTAACCATACCAATGCTTTGAAGCCGACAAGAATTCAATGCGCGTATCTTTGCACGTCTTCACCGTTAATTGTGATGGTAGGGATGTGAGAGATATAGGGCCAGTCCTCCCCTGTCCCATTTCTTAAACAACGTTCCCTCAGAATAGGGCAATCAAAGATTTCCAATGATTGCAGAGTCGTTTTCTGGAGAAGATGGCGTGGCAGCGACTTCAACTTCAGGCAACTAATGATATTCAAGGAATGAAGACATGGCATGATTGTAATAGAGGAAGAGCCATCATGTGCTATGCTTGCGGATGGGTTCCCAAATTCCCACTCTTCCCACTCTTCCATAAATTGAAACTTGAGATGCTTCAAATTAGGGAAGGCAATATTATTGTTGTTActagatgaagaagaagaagatgttTGTCCCTCTTCTCTTTCTACTCCCATAAATTCTTCTCCCActtttttcactttcttcaTTTCCCACATCTCCAGATGTTCAAGGAATGGTAACTTTCCCATGGGAGGCAAAGTTTTCCAATTGAAACAAGCCCATAGTATAACCCTCTTAAGCATAGACAATGATGCCATCCAGCTGGGGAATACGGTTGGACCATTCATGCGATTTATGTTCAAAGATTCCAAATACGGAGGCGGTTGTAAGGCTTCAAGAACAGATGCTTCATCCGTTATTGATGCTTCATCCGTTATTCTCGTAGTTTTGGAATTGGAATTAAACGATAGGGTCAAATTACGGAGGCCAGTCTTATTACGAAGTCCAGCGTCCTCTGCCTCATTCTCTGTTCTCACATTTCCCAATCCTATTATCTTAAGATTCCCTCGAAGATGAGCCAAGCTTCCCAAATCACTAATGTTGCTTCTACCCTTGATACTCCAACCACGAAAGCTAGACACAACAAACTCTTCTAATGTCTGTAGACATGTTAATCTTTGCATTCCAGGTGGCATGGAGTTGCATCCATATGTTCCTGCGTTTTGAAGATGTCTCAAGTTGACTAGCCTTTCAAATCCAATAGGCAATTCTATAAGACTTGAGCACAACCTGATGTTTAAAGTTTGTAAGTTACATAAGTGACACAGTGTCTCAGGCAATTGTTTCAATCCTTTATTTCCctccaaattaaaatatctcaGATGTATCAATTTTCCTATTTTTCGTGGAAGTTCTTCAATCGCACATTGCTGCCGAAATCTATTATTACTCAAGTCTAGCATCCTTAGACAAGtcaattgatcaaataaacTCGGCAAAGATGCATTTAAAGTTGATGCATCATAAAGACTTGAGTGAACTAGAAGGGTACGTAACTTCTTAAGATTATAAATCGGATTTGGAATTGcaacatgttcatcatcaagAATTAATGTTAAATGACGAGCATTTTCATGATAACAGTCAGCTCTTTGCTCTTCAATACCATTGCTTGCTACTACAAAACATTCAGCTTTTCTCAAAAGTTGAGCAAATTCATGCACTATATCATGCATTTTGCATCGAATTATGCTATCATCATCTGCATCTTGTTCAAACTCTTGAAAGAAAGAACGCATTGCTAAGTTATCAAAGTACTCTTCACCAACAATCTCCATCTTAGTTCCTTGCGTTTCTCCAAGAAAACCTTGAGCCATCCATAACTTGATCAACAAATCCTTCTCTATCTTATGATCTTTTGGAAAAATGGCACAGTATGAGAAGCATTGCCTTAATGGCGATGGCAAATCATAATAGCTTAATAGCAATGGAGAAAAAAGACCTTTTTCAGCCTCATCAAGCTCCCACATACGACTATCCAAGATTCTTTGCCATTGTTCTCTAGATCTTTTGAAACGTAAGAGACCTCCTAGAGTTTTTGCTGCAAGTGGCAAGCCTTGACACTTATCTGCAATTTTCTTACCAATATCTTCCAAACTCTCACGCTCTCTGTCATTCCTTCCAAAAAATGCTATGTGTCTAAATAAAGACCAACACTCTTCTTTGGATAACCTCCCCAACTGGAATAATTTGGTGCAACCCATGACAGTAGCAACATTCTCCTTACGTGTGGTGACCAAGATTTTGCTTCCCTGGGAACCACTGTTGAGACAGTATTTCAACGACTGCCACTTCCTCTCATCCTCAGTCCACACATCATCTAGGACAAGAAGGTACCTTTTTCCCACAACAGATTCGTGGATTTTCTCTAGTACAGTACTCAACTCACTAAAACTCGAGGCAACACCCGTTAGAGTTTCAAGAATTGCTTTTGCAATCCTCATCTCATCAAAAGGATCTGAAACACACAcccatattttcttttgaaaatagGCGTCCAGCTCATGATGGTTGTAAGCTATTTGGGCTAACGTTGTTTTCCCTATGCCTCCCA
It includes:
- the LOC18596079 gene encoding putative disease resistance protein RGA3, which translates into the protein MADALVSGILEQLTSIGLQVAENGVRLVVGVNEEVKNLSSTFRTSRAVLVDAEKRQVKEEAVKVWLDKLRNVSYDIEDVLDEWNTAILRSQIPPSTPQSQVPSWTQPLSISIPRLVRRRDIGVKIKELNERLQAIAKEKNDYAFIVNLNRNNDLGPERPKTTYFIDESEICGRDQDRNTIMNMLLGENSHEERGIPIISIVGMGGIGKTTLAQIAYNHHELDAYFQKKIWVCVSDPFDEMRIAKAILETLTGVASSFSELSTVLEKIHESVVGKRYLLVLDDVWTEDERKWQSLKYCLNSGSQGSKILVTTRKENVATVMGCTKLFQLGRLSKEECWSLFRHIAFFGRNDRERESLEDIGKKIADKCQGLPLAAKTLGGLLRFKRSREQWQRILDSRMWELDEAEKGLFSPLLLSYYDLPSPLRQCFSYCAIFPKDHKIEKDLLIKLWMAQGFLGETQGTKMEIVGEEYFDNLAMRSFFQEFEQDADDDSIIRCKMHDIVHEFAQLLRKAECFVVASNGIEEQRADCYHENARHLTLILDDEHVAIPNPIYNLKKLRTLLVHSSLYDASTLNASLPSLFDQLTCLRMLDLSNNRFRQQCAIEELPRKIGKLIHLRYFNLEGNKGLKQLPETLCHLCNLQTLNIRLCSSLIELPIGFERLVNLRHLQNAGTYGCNSMPPGMQRLTCLQTLEEFVVSSFRGWSIKGRSNISDLGSLAHLRGNLKIIGLGNVRTENEAEDAGLRNKTGLRNLTLSFNSNSKTTRITDEASITDEASVLEALQPPPYLESLNINRMNGPTVFPSWMASLSMLKRVILWACFNWKTLPPMGKLPFLEHLEMWEMKKVKKVGEEFMGVEREEGQTSSSSSSSNNNNIAFPNLKHLKFQFMEEWEEWEFGNPSASIAHDGSSSITIMPCLHSLNIISCLKLKSLPRHLLQKTTLQSLEIFDCPILRERCLRNGTGEDWPYISHIPTITINGEDVQRYAH